GAGCAGCTCACGGCCGAAATCTGACCCCTGGTCCAGCACTGTTCTTCCTCCTGCGATCTACCCCGCCGACGTCGGCCCGGATTTGTAAACGAATTGTTCACCACGCGCCGCACGCCAAGACTGTCGCAGCCGACCCGAACATGGTTGACTGATCACGGTCGCAGCTTCTGTGTTTGTACTCGCACTCGCAGGATCGTCGTTGCGATCGCGGTTCCTGCGAGGGTTGTAGGTCGGGTCAGTTCCGGGCGACTCCACGAAGGATGGCGGTCGGAACGGGCCCGGTACATCGGAAGTCGGTGGACCGCACCCGGTTGAAAGAGAAGGAAAGAACAAAAGATGCCACAGGGAACTGTGAAGTGGTTCAACGCGGAAAAGGGCTTCGGCTTCATTGCTCCGGAGGACGGCTCTGCCGACGTGTTTGTCCACTACACGGAAATTCAGGGCAGCGGATTCCGCACCCTGGAGGAGAACCAGAAGGTTGAGTTCGAGGTTGGCCAGAGCCCCAAGGGGCCGCAGGCCACGGGTGTTCGGGCCATCTGAGCCAAACAAACCCAACGAGACACCCCCGTGTGAGTCCAGACCGGACACCACGGGGGTGTTCTCGTTTTTGCGGCCCGCGCTGGCCTAGTGTCGATTCGTGAGCCAGCTGTCCTTCTTCTCGGCTGAGTCGGTGCCGCCTGCGGTGGCCGACCTGACCGGGATGCTCGCTGGGCCGGGACAGGTGGTGCTGGCGGGCAACGGCGACCGGCAGGCGGCCCGGATCTCGGTCGTCGTCGACGAGCTGTGGCGCGCCCAAGGGCTGGCCCAGATGATCAGTGAGGTCGGGCTGGTGCCTGAGATTTCGCGGACCGACGAGAACAACCCACTGGTCCGCACCGCGCTGGACCCGCAGTTGATGCTGATCGCGGGTGAGTGGACCAGGGGCGCGGTGAAGACGGTGCCGGCCGGCTGGCTGCCCGGCGCCCGCGAGCTCCGGGCCTGGACACTGGCGGCAGGCACGCCGGAGGCCGACGACCGCTATCTGCTCGGGCTGGACCCGCATGCCCCCGACACCCACCCGGTGCTGGCCGCGGCCATGATGCGGGTCGGGATCGCCCCGACATTGATCGGAACCCGCGGATCGCATCCGGCCCTGCGGATCAGTGGGCGGCGACGCCTGTCCCGCCTGGTAGAGAACGTCGGGGAACCACCCGGGGACGCCGCGGCGTTGGCGCATTGGCCCCGTATTTAATGGTGGACACACGGAGAGCCGGTTTGCGTAGGCTCGCGCGTAATGCGAAATTGTCAGTTGCCGGGCGTGGCGCGGCAACTATAGAAGTGGAGCGTAGGCACAGTTGGCTGGCGATAGCGGCAGCGGTAGCAAGGGAAATGTCCGGCGACTCGTGATTGTCGAGTCGCCGACAAAAGCGCGCAAGATAGCTGGCTACCTGGGCTCCAATTATGTGGTCGAATCCTCCCGCGGTCATATTCGTGACCTGCCGCGCAATGCCGCTGACGTGCCCGCCAAGTACAAATCCGAGCCGTGGGCCCGCCTCGGGGTTAATGTCGACGACAACTTCGAGCCGCTCTACATCGTCAGCCCGGACAAGAAGGGCACCGTCACCGAGCTCAAAGACCTGCTCAAGGGTGTCGACGAGCTCTACCTCGCCACGGACGGTGACCGCGAGGGTGAGGCGATCGCCTGGCATCTGCTGGAGACGTTGAAGCCCAAGGTGCCGGTCCGGCGGATGGTGTTCCACGAGATCACCGAGCCGGCCATCCGCGCAGCCGCGGAAAACCCGCGTGACCTGGACATCGCCCTGGTCGACGCGCAGGAAACCCGCCGCATCCTCGACCGGCTCTACGGCTACGAGGTTTCGCCCGTGCTGTGGAAGAAGGTCGCGCCGAAGCTGTCGGCAGGCCGGGTGCAGTCGGTGGCCACGCGCATCATCGTGCAGCGCGAGCGGGAGCGCATGGCGTTCCGCAGCGCCGGCTACTGGGACGTCAGCGCCGAGCTGGACGCCAGCGTTTCCGACCCGCAGGCCACCCCGCCGCGGTTCACCGCCAAGCTCAACACCGTCGACGGCCGCCGTGTGGCCGCCGGACGTGACTTCGACTCGCTGGGGCAACTGAAGAAGCCCGACGAGGTGCTGGTGCTCGACGAGGCCAGTGCCGGGGCGCTGGCCGCCGGTCTGCGCGGCGCCCAGTTGGCCGTCAGCTCCGTCGAGCAGAAGCCGTACACCCGTCGTCCCTACGCGCCGTTCATGACGTCGACGCTGCAGCAGGAAGCTGCCCGCAAGCTGCGGTTCTCCTCCGAGCGCACCATGAGCATCGCGCAGCGGCTGTACGAGAACGGCTACATCACCTACATGCGTACCGACTCGACGACGCTGTCGGCCAGCGCGATCGATGCTGCCCGCAACCAGGCGCAGCAGCTCTACGGCGCCGAGTACGTGCATCCGTCGCCGCGGCAGTACACCCGCAAGGTCAAGAACGCCCAGGAGGCGCACGAGGCGATCCGCCCCGCCGGTGACGTGTTCCAGACCCCCGGCCAGCTGCACGCGCAGCTGGACACCGACGAGTTCCGGCTCTACGAGCTGATCTGGCAGCGCACCGTGGCCTCGCAGATGGCCGACGCGCGCGGCACCACGCTGTCACTGCGGATCGCCGGTACGGCTGCCGGCGGCGAGCAGGTCGTCTTCAACGCGTCGGGCCGCACCATCACGTTCCCCGGCTTCCTCAAGGCCTACGTCGAGAGCATCGACGAGCTGGCCGGCGGTGAGTCCGACGACGCCGAGAGCCGCCTGCCGAACCTGACCCAGGGGCAGCGCGTCGACGCCGCCGATCTGACCGCCGACGGCCACCAGACCAGCCCGCCGGCCCGCTACACCGAGGCGTCGCTGATCAAGGCCCTCGAAGAGCTGGGCATCGGCCGCCCGTCGACCTACAGCTCGATCATCAAGACCATCCAGGACCGCGGCTACGTCCAGAAGAAGGGCAGCGCCCTGGTGCCGTCCTGGGTCGCCTTCGCCGTCGTGGGCCTGCTGGAACAGCACTTCGGCCGGTTGGTGGACTACGACTTCACCGCGGCCATGGAGGACGAGCTCGACGAGATCGCCAACGGTCAGGAGCAGCGCACCAACTGGCTGTCGAACTTCTACTTCGGCGGTGAGCACGGGGTCGAGGGCTCGATCGCCCGGTCCGGTGGCCTCAAGCACCTCGTCGGCGGAAACCTCGAAGGCATCGACGCGCGAGAAGTCAACTCCATCAAGCTCTTTGACGACGACGAAGGCCGCGCAATCGTGGTCCGCGTCGGACGCAACGGGCCGTACCTGGAGCGCATGATCGCCGATCCGGACAATCCGGGTGAGCTCAAGCCTCAGCGCGCCAACCTCAAGGAGGACCTGACTCCTGACGAGCTGACCCTCGAGCTGGCCGAAAAGCTTTTCGCCACACCGCAAGAGGGCCGCGTGCTGGGTGTCGATCCGGTGTCGGGACACGAAATCGTGGCCAAGGACGGACGATTCGGGCCTTACGTCACCGAGATTCTCCCGGAACCCCCGGAAGATCCCGAGGCGGGAACGACGGCCAAGAAGGGCAAGAAGCCGACCGGGCCCAAGCCGCGGACCGGATCGCTCTTGCGCTCAATGGATCTGGAGACGGTGACACTCGACGACGCGCTCAAGCTGCTGTCGTTGCCGCGCGTGGTGGGTGTCGACCCGTCGAACAACGAGGAGATCACCGCGCAGAACGGCCGGTACGGCCCATACCTCAAGCGCGGCACCGACTCTCGCTCGCTGGCCACCGAGGAACAGATGTTCACCATCACCCTCGACGAGGCGCTGAAGATCTACGCCGAGCCGAAACGCCGTGGGCGTCAGGCCGCGGCCGCCCCGCCGCTGCGTGAGCTGGGCACCGACCCGGCCTCGGGCAAGCCGATGGTGATCAAGGACGGCCGCTTCGGCCCGTATGTCACCGACGGCGAGACCAATGCCAGCCTGCGTAAGGGTGATGACGTGCAGTCGATCACCGATGAGCGCGCCTCCGAGCTGTTGGCCGATCGTCGGGCCCGTGGGCCGGTGAAGAAGGCCGCGAAGAAGGCTCCGGCGAAGAAGGCTGCCGCCAAGAAAACCGCTGCCAAGAAGGCCCCGGCGAAGAAGGCCGCCGCCAAGAAGGCCTGAGCCTTCTAGCTGGAGACGTCGCTCTCGGTTTGGCGCTCCAGATCGCGGGGCAGCACCAGGTTCATCGGGCGGGCCAGCTGGGTCGGCACCGTGCGGCCGCGCAGTTCCACGATCTCGCCGACGTCCCAGCTCAGCGCCTCGGCGTCGAGTGCGCCGCTGACCGCGATCGCCGAGGCCAGCACATGGCCCTCCTCCAGCTTGGCGAGTTCGGTGAGGCGGGCCGCCTCGTTGACCGGGTCGCCGATCACGGTGTATTCGAAACGGGCCTGAGCGCCGATGTGGCCGGCGATCGCGCGCCCCGCCGAGACCCCGATACCGAACTCGATGTCGCTGCCGAGCACGCTGAGCAGCTCGTCGTGCAGTTCCCGGGACGCGGCCAGCGCACCGCCGGATGCGTCGGGATGCTCGATGGGGGCGCCGAAGATGGCCAGCGCTGCGTCACCCTGGAACTTGTTGACGAACCCGCCGTGCCGGTTGACGGTGTCGACGATGACCCGGAAGAACTCGTTGAGCAGGTTCACCACGTCACCGGCCGGGATGGTCGAGGCCAGATGCGTCGACCCCACCAGGTCCACGAACAGCACAGCTACGTCGCGTTCCTGGCCGCCCAGCTCGGTGCCGCGCTCCAGGGCGCGGCGCGCGACGTCCTCACCCACGTACCGGCCGAACAGGTCACGAAGGCGTTGCCGCTCGGCCAGCTCGCGCACCATGTCGTTGAAGCCGGCCTGCAGCAGGCCCAGCTCGCTGGCGTCGTAGATCTGCATGTGGGCGTTGTAGTTTCCGCGCTGCACCTCGCCGAGCGCCCAGCGCAGCTGCCGCAGCGGGTCGGCGATCGACATCGCCACCAGCACGGTGCCGGACAGCCCGATCACCAAGGCCGCGATGGCCAGCAGCAACAGCGGGGTGGTCAGCCGGTCGGCCGATGCGGTGAGGATCGAGAACTTGCTGGCCACCAAGGCCAGCACGATTGCCAGGACCGGCACGCCGGTCGAGAGAACCCACGTCAGCACCTGACGCAGGATCACGCCCGGGGCGCGGAAGTTCTCCGGCACGCCGCCGCGCAGCGCGGCCACCGCGACCGGCCGCAACACGCGCTCGGACTGCAGGTAGCCGATGATCGCCGTCGCGGTCGCGCCCAGGGCGGTGGCGACCAGGACGACGGGCGCGGACTTACTGGCCACCGGCCAGCTGGCCACGATGAACACGATGGATCCGAGGAACCAGTTCGTGACGCTGATCAGGGTGCGATAGAAGGGCATCTTCAGCGCACGTACGCGGGCCAGCTCGGTGATGGCCGGGTCCGACTTGGACAGCAGAGTGTCGCGGCGCTGCCACCGGATCACCGGGATCAGCAGCCGCAGGGCCAGGTAGGCGCCGATGGTGAACGACACGAACAGGTAGCCCAGGAAGATCGCCAGGTTGAACACCGGCAGATCCTGGAGCTGGATGCGATCCTCGGGCGGCAGACCGAAACGCAGGAAGCCGAGCACGAACAGCGCACCGATGATGTCGGCCTGCAGCATGCCCAGCGTGAACACCGGCCACGGGGTGCGCGCCACCCATCGCGCGAATGCACCGATTCGCGCGATAGGTATGGGCTCCGTGGTCACCCGTTCACCGTATCGGGCCGCAGGGACGTTGAGCGCCTGCTGTGACGTGGTTGTGTCGGCTTGACCACTACTGTTGGGGACGATGAGCGGGGTTTTTTCGCGGCTGGTGGGCCAGCATGCTGTGGAACAGGAGCTGGTGGCGGCCGCCTTGGCGGCCCGAGGTGATTCGCCACACAGTGGCACCGCCGTCGGGACCATGACACATGCCTGGCTGATCACCGGCCCGCCCGGATCGGGGCGTTCGGTGGCGGCGCTGTGCTTCGCGGCGGCCCTGCAGTGCACGTCGGACGGTCTTCCCGGGTGCGGCGAGTGCCGGGCGTGCACGACGACGATGGCCGGGACCCACGCCGACGTGCGCCGTATCGTGCCCGAGGGGCTGTCGATCGCGGTCAAGGAGATGCGCGAGATCGTCCAGATCGCGTCACGCCGCCCCGGGACCGGCCGGTGGCAGATCGTGGTGATCGAAGATGCCGACCGGCTCACCGAAGGTGCGGCGAACGCCCTCCTCAAGGTGGTGGAGGAGCCGCCGCCATCGACGGTGTTCCTGCTGTGCGCGCCGTCGGTCGACCCTGAGGACATCGCCATCACGCTGCGCTCACGGTGCCGGCACATCGCGCTGACCACGCCGTCGGTGGATGCCATCGCCGACGTGCTGATCTCCGGCGACGGCCTGCCCGAGGCGGATGCTCGCTGGGCCGCCTCGGTCAGCGGCGGACATGT
This genomic window from Mycolicibacterium neworleansense contains:
- the topA gene encoding type I DNA topoisomerase, whose translation is MAGDSGSGSKGNVRRLVIVESPTKARKIAGYLGSNYVVESSRGHIRDLPRNAADVPAKYKSEPWARLGVNVDDNFEPLYIVSPDKKGTVTELKDLLKGVDELYLATDGDREGEAIAWHLLETLKPKVPVRRMVFHEITEPAIRAAAENPRDLDIALVDAQETRRILDRLYGYEVSPVLWKKVAPKLSAGRVQSVATRIIVQRERERMAFRSAGYWDVSAELDASVSDPQATPPRFTAKLNTVDGRRVAAGRDFDSLGQLKKPDEVLVLDEASAGALAAGLRGAQLAVSSVEQKPYTRRPYAPFMTSTLQQEAARKLRFSSERTMSIAQRLYENGYITYMRTDSTTLSASAIDAARNQAQQLYGAEYVHPSPRQYTRKVKNAQEAHEAIRPAGDVFQTPGQLHAQLDTDEFRLYELIWQRTVASQMADARGTTLSLRIAGTAAGGEQVVFNASGRTITFPGFLKAYVESIDELAGGESDDAESRLPNLTQGQRVDAADLTADGHQTSPPARYTEASLIKALEELGIGRPSTYSSIIKTIQDRGYVQKKGSALVPSWVAFAVVGLLEQHFGRLVDYDFTAAMEDELDEIANGQEQRTNWLSNFYFGGEHGVEGSIARSGGLKHLVGGNLEGIDAREVNSIKLFDDDEGRAIVVRVGRNGPYLERMIADPDNPGELKPQRANLKEDLTPDELTLELAEKLFATPQEGRVLGVDPVSGHEIVAKDGRFGPYVTEILPEPPEDPEAGTTAKKGKKPTGPKPRTGSLLRSMDLETVTLDDALKLLSLPRVVGVDPSNNEEITAQNGRYGPYLKRGTDSRSLATEEQMFTITLDEALKIYAEPKRRGRQAAAAPPLRELGTDPASGKPMVIKDGRFGPYVTDGETNASLRKGDDVQSITDERASELLADRRARGPVKKAAKKAPAKKAAAKKTAAKKAPAKKAAAKKA
- a CDS encoding cold-shock protein — translated: MPQGTVKWFNAEKGFGFIAPEDGSADVFVHYTEIQGSGFRTLEENQKVEFEVGQSPKGPQATGVRAI
- a CDS encoding DNA polymerase III subunit delta', producing MSGVFSRLVGQHAVEQELVAAALAARGDSPHSGTAVGTMTHAWLITGPPGSGRSVAALCFAAALQCTSDGLPGCGECRACTTTMAGTHADVRRIVPEGLSIAVKEMREIVQIASRRPGTGRWQIVVIEDADRLTEGAANALLKVVEEPPPSTVFLLCAPSVDPEDIAITLRSRCRHIALTTPSVDAIADVLISGDGLPEADARWAASVSGGHVGRARRLATDPEARERRKRALGLARDAATPARAFAAAEEMVAVAEAEALALTAGRNETETEELKTALGAGGTGKGTAATTRGTAGALKELERRQKSRQTRASRDALDRALIDLATYFRDALLVSSGASSVTANHPDMAEKVQAMADHVPPDRLLRCIEAVLECREALAINVKPKFAVDAMVATIGQALRG
- a CDS encoding adenylate/guanylate cyclase domain-containing protein, yielding MTTEPIPIARIGAFARWVARTPWPVFTLGMLQADIIGALFVLGFLRFGLPPEDRIQLQDLPVFNLAIFLGYLFVSFTIGAYLALRLLIPVIRWQRRDTLLSKSDPAITELARVRALKMPFYRTLISVTNWFLGSIVFIVASWPVASKSAPVVLVATALGATATAIIGYLQSERVLRPVAVAALRGGVPENFRAPGVILRQVLTWVLSTGVPVLAIVLALVASKFSILTASADRLTTPLLLLAIAALVIGLSGTVLVAMSIADPLRQLRWALGEVQRGNYNAHMQIYDASELGLLQAGFNDMVRELAERQRLRDLFGRYVGEDVARRALERGTELGGQERDVAVLFVDLVGSTHLASTIPAGDVVNLLNEFFRVIVDTVNRHGGFVNKFQGDAALAIFGAPIEHPDASGGALAASRELHDELLSVLGSDIEFGIGVSAGRAIAGHIGAQARFEYTVIGDPVNEAARLTELAKLEEGHVLASAIAVSGALDAEALSWDVGEIVELRGRTVPTQLARPMNLVLPRDLERQTESDVSS